DNA from Alkalibacter saccharofermentans DSM 14828:
TCTTCTTGAAAGAGATGCGCTCATAATTAAATGTCGACTGTTTATTATAAAGGTGGTAAGTATTATCTCAAGGGGCATCACTCCTGTTGCAAACATATTGATGCTTAAAAACTGCGCTGCCCCTGCATAAACCAAAATCGACATCATCACGATCAAAGCCCCTGACAGCCCCGCAGCCCTGCCTAGAACTCCGTAGGCTATTGCCAGAGGCAGATAACCGATACATACAGGAAATGCGCTTTTGATTCCTTGCCTTATTCCCATTTTTTCACCTGTTTACTTTCTTCTTTTAAACTCTCTGACCTGTCTGTGAAAGTCGGTTCTGGTATCGTTTGTTGAAGTTCTCCTTTTGATGCCTCTAGTGAAATCCCCATAGAAAAATATAAAGAAGTTCGCAAGAGCCACAATTGCCGCAACCCTTTCAGACATGGATCCCGTCAGTATTGTCATTCCGAAGAAGAACCAGTTCAGATAGGCTAAATACTTCATCTTTACTGGTATTATCAAAAACAACAAAACCTGAAAATCCGGAAAAAGATGGGCAAAGGCTAAAAACAAAGACAAATTCAAGTAAGTGGGCATGCCTACAGTCCCTGCAATCAGTGATGCCACCACTGTACCTGCTACTCCAAATAAGTAGTAGAGATTAAATCTCGCAGTCCCCCACTGCTGCTCCAAGGTCTTTCCTATCATATAATAAAAATAAAGTGCAAATATTATCCAAATGGGAGAAAATGATGGCGGGATGAACACAAAGGTTATTACCCTCCAGATTTCACCCCGCATAATTGCAGCTGGGAAGAAATAGAGCCTGCTTATAAATTCAGACCCGAAGAACATCGAGAGTATGAATACCAGCCCAGTTAGAGCAACGATATAGTACATGAGATTGTGTATCGCAAACCTGCTTATTTTACGTTCTAATTTTTGCAGCCAATTCAAGTTGAACACCTTCTTTTCATATCAGTAGCCTTCATTTTATAAGAATTTTTTATTTTTTTCAACCTTTTGCAGGGATTTTAATATATTGTTAAGATTTTGCTTGCAAATCATTTTTTATTATTTGATAGTGTTTCTTGTTTTATTTCATTCAATGACACACAAACGACACATTTAGATGTTATAATCATAATACAAGAAGGAGGATGAAAATCATGATGAGCAGATATTTTTCCGGCAGAGGCTTTGACGGATTCAGTTCCTGGTGTTCAGGAGCCTTCGGCGGAAGGTTTCCATTTGGAGGGATTTTAATGATGATATTTTTTGTCGTCTTGGCGGCAGCAGCTGTTTACCTATTGCTTAAAAACAGCAAATCAATCGGTGTTTCAAACAAAAATGCTTCTGTGAAAAAAGACACTGATTATTTTGTTAACCTTTTGAAGGAAAGCTACATCAAGGGTGAACTCACAGATGAGGAGTTTGAACAGAAAGTAAAAAAACTGCGGGACAATGAATAAAAGAGTTGATGCCTCTTATCAACAACTACAAAGAGGCATCAATTCTTTTTATTTTGCGACTCCAGATTCCACAGCAGCATTTTTAACAGCTTCACTTACTGCATCAACTACCTTTTTCTCAAATACCTTGGGAATGATGTAGTCCGTTCTAAGCTCAGAAGTTGGAATTGCATCTGCTATAGCTCTTGCAGCAGCCATCTTCATTTCCAAATTTATATACCTTGCCCTGACTTCCAAGGCTCCCTTGAATATCCCAGGAAAAGCCAGTACGTTGTTAATCTGGTTGTCAAAATCGCTTCGCCCTGTTCCTACAATCAGGGCCCCTGCTTCATAAGCTTCATCCGGCATAATTTCAGGAACTGGATTGGCCATAGCAAATATCACCGGATCCGGGTTCATGTTCCTGACATCCTTCTCTTTCAATGCTCCTGCGGCAGAGACTCCTATGAAGATATCTGCTCCCTTCAAAGCAACTGACAAGCTTCCCTCTACATTATCTTTGTTGGTAATGCTTAAGATATCTTTTTTATACTGGTCCAGATTCTCCCTGGCAGAGGATATGATTCCCTTGCTGTCACACAAAACAATTTTCTCAAAGCCGTATGCGTATATAAGCTTGGCGATTGCTACTCCTGCCGACCCGGCTCCGTTTATGACTACTTTAGTCTCTTTTTCGGTTTTTCCACAGATTCTCAGCGCGTTTATCATGGCCGCAAGAGTAACTATCGCTGTCCCGTGTTGATCATCGTGAAAAACAGGTATATCAAGTTCCTGTATCAACCTTTCCTCAACTTCAAAACATCTGGGTGCCGAAATGTCTTCAAGATTGATTCCTCCAAAAGTGGGAGCTATATTCGATACAGTTTGTACGATTTCGTCAACATCCTGAGTATCAAGACATATAGGAAAAGCATCCACTCCAGCAAATTCCTTAAAGAGTATCGCTTTACCTTCCATTACAGGCATTGATGCAAGACCTCCGATGTTTCCAAGTCCCAAAACTGCAGACCCGTCGCTTACCACGGCAACAAGGTTTCCCTTAGATGTGTAGTTATAAGCCTTTTCCTTGTCATCGTATATTTCCAAACATGGCGCAGCGACTCCAGGGGTATATGCTACCGATAAATCTTCTTGATTCTTTACAGGAACCTTGCTGACCACACTTATTTTCCCCTTGTGTTCTTCGTGAATTTCCAATGCCTTCTTATTATAATCCATTAATTTCACTCCCGTCGTTAATTATAGAACAAAACGCTCTATTGCCGCAGCCACTCCATTGTGGATATTTGACAGAGTGGTATAGTTTGCCGCTTTTTTGACATCCTCGGCAGCATTGCCCATGGCAACTCCTATTCCTGCAATTTTTATCATTTCTAGGTCATTTTCATGATCCCCTATAGCCATCACTTCATCTAGCTGTATTCCATAATGCTCACATACTCTTATAAGTCCCTCGCCTTTGTTTACCTTGTCATTTATTATATCAATTGAATCCGGCATAGATCTGACTGTATATATGTCATCTATTGAATCGATTTTAGATCTAATAACCTCAAAAAGGCTATCATCGATGTTTTTGTGGTTGAGAAGAATCTTGTAAACCTCAACGTCATTTTCCAAAAGTTCATATGGGTCATCGATTATCCTAATATCAATTTTATCCTCTTCCTTTTGAATCTTGTTCCAATCCAGGTATTTCCTGCTGGTTTCATTGTACTCCAAAGCATAATATGTGTTATTCCCAAACATTTGGTAGCTTACTTTAAAACCGTTTAAAGAATCCAGCACTTCTTTAAAAGAATCTTTATCTATTGGCTTTCTGTCTATTACCACC
Protein-coding regions in this window:
- a CDS encoding rhomboid family intramembrane serine protease, coding for MNWLQKLERKISRFAIHNLMYYIVALTGLVFILSMFFGSEFISRLYFFPAAIMRGEIWRVITFVFIPPSFSPIWIIFALYFYYMIGKTLEQQWGTARFNLYYLFGVAGTVVASLIAGTVGMPTYLNLSLFLAFAHLFPDFQVLLFLIIPVKMKYLAYLNWFFFGMTILTGSMSERVAAIVALANFFIFFYGDFTRGIKRRTSTNDTRTDFHRQVREFKRRK
- a CDS encoding Cof-type HAD-IIB family hydrolase, whose protein sequence is MDIKLLAVDMDGTLLKSKHEIDPLVERRIRESIEKGVRVVLATGRVFPSAKYYAKMLNTKSAIISCNGAYTKEYHSGVVIDRKPIDKDSFKEVLDSLNGFKVSYQMFGNNTYYALEYNETSRKYLDWNKIQKEEDKIDIRIIDDPYELLENDVEVYKILLNHKNIDDSLFEVIRSKIDSIDDIYTVRSMPDSIDIINDKVNKGEGLIRVCEHYGIQLDEVMAIGDHENDLEMIKIAGIGVAMGNAAEDVKKAANYTTLSNIHNGVAAAIERFVL
- a CDS encoding SHOCT domain-containing protein yields the protein MKIMMSRYFSGRGFDGFSSWCSGAFGGRFPFGGILMMIFFVVLAAAAVYLLLKNSKSIGVSNKNASVKKDTDYFVNLLKESYIKGELTDEEFEQKVKKLRDNE
- a CDS encoding NAD(P)-dependent malic enzyme, with protein sequence MDYNKKALEIHEEHKGKISVVSKVPVKNQEDLSVAYTPGVAAPCLEIYDDKEKAYNYTSKGNLVAVVSDGSAVLGLGNIGGLASMPVMEGKAILFKEFAGVDAFPICLDTQDVDEIVQTVSNIAPTFGGINLEDISAPRCFEVEERLIQELDIPVFHDDQHGTAIVTLAAMINALRICGKTEKETKVVINGAGSAGVAIAKLIYAYGFEKIVLCDSKGIISSARENLDQYKKDILSITNKDNVEGSLSVALKGADIFIGVSAAGALKEKDVRNMNPDPVIFAMANPVPEIMPDEAYEAGALIVGTGRSDFDNQINNVLAFPGIFKGALEVRARYINLEMKMAAARAIADAIPTSELRTDYIIPKVFEKKVVDAVSEAVKNAAVESGVAK